The Osmia bicornis bicornis chromosome 12, iOsmBic2.1, whole genome shotgun sequence genome includes a region encoding these proteins:
- the LOC114871747 gene encoding ovarian-specific serine/threonine-protein kinase Lok-like isoform X1 — translation MIDEQVVLTLPDTQNADSVFLTQSQELSQKKNMTVWGRLCPIKLPFKTVEMTKNIYTLGRSESCDICVTKNELKPKWLSVMSKVHFRITREFIDGSTNDAVVYLEDLSQNGTFINKEKVGRGNKVVIESNDVISLAQPIVTVYVFMSTIAFENNDLPLELKNKYAVSRRLGSGACGEVKMVFSKVGCKKFAMKTIMKMGTATNGQRHPLNDPDKILNEVKILKALQHPCIIKMEEIVDTPRAVYIVLELMEGGELFERIKSRGKLGEKHAKLIFYQVVLAVNYLHDSGITHRDLKPENILLACNSDITLAKVSDFGLSKLVDAQTMMKTFCGTPMYVAPEILSTIGRGSYTNQVDVWSLGVILYACLSGSVPFNAQNKNISLQEQIKRGYYSFPVSKFGDVTEKAIDLIKRMMTTNPRKRITIKQVLLHPWLQDRELRDTVDTLILKEHNENIAPANNFANIQRKNEQCQSLIKRPRLEL, via the exons ATGATCGATGAACAAGTTGTTTTGACATTACCTGATACACAAAACGCGGATTCAGTATTTTTGACTCAATCACAAGAATTATCACAAAAAAAGAATATGACAGTATGGGGAAGATTATGTCCCATTAAGTTACCCTTTAAAACAGTGG AAATGACCAAGAATATTTATACACTTGGTCGTTCAGAGAGCTGTGATATTTGCGTGACCAAAAATGAGTTGAAGCCGAAGTGGCTTAGTGTAATGAGTAAAGTACATTTCAGAATAACTAGAGAATTTATTGATGGTAGTACTAATGATGCTGTAGTTTATTTAGAAGACTTAAGTCAAAATGGGActtttattaataaagaaaaagtagGACGTGGGAACAAAGTAGTAATTGAAAGTAATGATGTTATATCTTTAGCACAGCCAATAGTTACTG TTTATGTATTCATGAGCACAATAgcatttgaaaataatgactTACCATTAGAactcaaaaataaatatgcagttTCACGTAGATTGGGATCTGGGGCATGCGGGGAGGTGAAAATGGTTTTTTCTAAAGTTGGCTGTAAaaaatttgccatgaaaacTATCATGAAAATGGGTACTGCAACAAATGGGCAAAGGCATCCATTAAATGATCCAGACAAGATCTTAAATGaagttaaaatattaaaagctCTGCAACAT ccttgtataattaaaatggAAGAAATTGTGGATACTCCAAGAGCAGTGTACATAGTTCTGGAATTAATGGAAGGTGGTGAACTttttgaaagaataaaaagcAGAGGCAAACTGGGAGAAAAACATGCAAAATTAATCTTTTATCAAGTTGTATTGGCTGTTAATTATCTTCATGACTCTGGTATAACTCATAGAGATTTAAAG CCAGAAAACATATTATTAGCTTGTAATTCGGATATTACATTAGCGAAAGTATCTGACTTCGGTTTGTCAAAATTAGTTGATGCACAAACTATGATGAAAACTTTTTGTGGAACTCCTATGTATGTTGCACCCGAAATATTATCCACCATAGGACGTGGTTCTTACACGAATCAA GTAGATGTTTGGAGCTTAGGAGTAATATTATATGCTTGTCTAAGTGGCTCAGTTCCCTTTAATGcccaaaataaaaatatcagttTACAGGAACAAATAAAAAGAGGATATTATAGTTTTCCTGTTTCCAAATTTGGGGACGTTACGGAAAAAGCTATAGACTTG ATTAAGAGAATGATGACGACGAATCCGAGGAAACGTATAACAATAAAGCAAGTATTGTTACATCCTTGGTTACAAGATCGTGAACTTCGAGATACCGTGGATACATTGATTTTAAAAGAACATAATGAAAATATAGCACCTGCAAATAATTTCGCTAATATCCAGCGTAAAAATGAACAGTGTCAAAGTTTAATAAAACGTCCACGATTGGAATtataa
- the LOC114871726 gene encoding ubiquitin-conjugating enzyme E2 G1 isoform X2 yields the protein MNKFNLAFSIAFTQLNKNPVEGFSAGLIDDNDIYQWEVLIIGPPDTLYEGGFFKAHLQFPKEYPLRPPRMKFITEIWHPNIEKNGNVCISILHEPGDDKWGYEKASERWLPVHTVETILISVISMLADPNDESPANVDAAKEWRESYTEFKRKVARCVRKSQEECL from the exons ATGAATAAGTTTAACCTAGCATTCAGTATCGCATTTACCC aattaaataaaaaccCAGTAGAAGGGTTTTCAGCAGGCCTTATAGATGACAATGACATATATCAGTGGGAAGTACTCATTATTGGACCTCCAGACACATTATA tgAGGGTGGGTTTTTCAAAGCACACTTACAGTTTCCAAAAGAATATCCACTTAGGCCACCAAGAATGAAATTCATAACAGAGATTTGGCACCCGAATa ttGAGAAGAATGGTAATGTATGCATATCGATTTTGCATGAACCTGGAGATGATAAGTGGGGCTATGAAAAAGCATCAGAACGGTGGTTACCAGTTCATACAGTTGAGACCATTCTTATAAGCGTTATTAGTATGCTTGCAGATCCTAATGATGAAAGTCCTGCTAATGTGGATGCAGCC AAAGAGTGGAGGGAAAGTTATACAGAATTTAAAAGAAAGGTGGCGAGGTGTGTCAGAAAAAGCCAAGAGGAGTGTTTGTAG
- the LOC114871726 gene encoding ubiquitin-conjugating enzyme E2 G1 isoform X1 — MSEPQSALLLRKQLAELNKNPVEGFSAGLIDDNDIYQWEVLIIGPPDTLYEGGFFKAHLQFPKEYPLRPPRMKFITEIWHPNIEKNGNVCISILHEPGDDKWGYEKASERWLPVHTVETILISVISMLADPNDESPANVDAAKEWRESYTEFKRKVARCVRKSQEECL, encoded by the exons ATGTCAGAGCCACAGTCCGCGCTTCTACTACGAAAACAATTAGCAG aattaaataaaaaccCAGTAGAAGGGTTTTCAGCAGGCCTTATAGATGACAATGACATATATCAGTGGGAAGTACTCATTATTGGACCTCCAGACACATTATA tgAGGGTGGGTTTTTCAAAGCACACTTACAGTTTCCAAAAGAATATCCACTTAGGCCACCAAGAATGAAATTCATAACAGAGATTTGGCACCCGAATa ttGAGAAGAATGGTAATGTATGCATATCGATTTTGCATGAACCTGGAGATGATAAGTGGGGCTATGAAAAAGCATCAGAACGGTGGTTACCAGTTCATACAGTTGAGACCATTCTTATAAGCGTTATTAGTATGCTTGCAGATCCTAATGATGAAAGTCCTGCTAATGTGGATGCAGCC AAAGAGTGGAGGGAAAGTTATACAGAATTTAAAAGAAAGGTGGCGAGGTGTGTCAGAAAAAGCCAAGAGGAGTGTTTGTAG
- the LOC114871726 gene encoding ubiquitin-conjugating enzyme E2 G1 isoform X4 gives MKFITEIWHPNIEKNGNVCISILHEPGDDKWGYEKASERWLPVHTVETILISVISMLADPNDESPANVDAAKEWRESYTEFKRKVARCVRKSQEECL, from the exons ATGAAATTCATAACAGAGATTTGGCACCCGAATa ttGAGAAGAATGGTAATGTATGCATATCGATTTTGCATGAACCTGGAGATGATAAGTGGGGCTATGAAAAAGCATCAGAACGGTGGTTACCAGTTCATACAGTTGAGACCATTCTTATAAGCGTTATTAGTATGCTTGCAGATCCTAATGATGAAAGTCCTGCTAATGTGGATGCAGCC AAAGAGTGGAGGGAAAGTTATACAGAATTTAAAAGAAAGGTGGCGAGGTGTGTCAGAAAAAGCCAAGAGGAGTGTTTGTAG
- the LOC114871747 gene encoding ovarian-specific serine/threonine-protein kinase Lok-like isoform X2 has protein sequence MTKNIYTLGRSESCDICVTKNELKPKWLSVMSKVHFRITREFIDGSTNDAVVYLEDLSQNGTFINKEKVGRGNKVVIESNDVISLAQPIVTVYVFMSTIAFENNDLPLELKNKYAVSRRLGSGACGEVKMVFSKVGCKKFAMKTIMKMGTATNGQRHPLNDPDKILNEVKILKALQHPCIIKMEEIVDTPRAVYIVLELMEGGELFERIKSRGKLGEKHAKLIFYQVVLAVNYLHDSGITHRDLKPENILLACNSDITLAKVSDFGLSKLVDAQTMMKTFCGTPMYVAPEILSTIGRGSYTNQVDVWSLGVILYACLSGSVPFNAQNKNISLQEQIKRGYYSFPVSKFGDVTEKAIDLIKRMMTTNPRKRITIKQVLLHPWLQDRELRDTVDTLILKEHNENIAPANNFANIQRKNEQCQSLIKRPRLEL, from the exons ATGACCAAGAATATTTATACACTTGGTCGTTCAGAGAGCTGTGATATTTGCGTGACCAAAAATGAGTTGAAGCCGAAGTGGCTTAGTGTAATGAGTAAAGTACATTTCAGAATAACTAGAGAATTTATTGATGGTAGTACTAATGATGCTGTAGTTTATTTAGAAGACTTAAGTCAAAATGGGActtttattaataaagaaaaagtagGACGTGGGAACAAAGTAGTAATTGAAAGTAATGATGTTATATCTTTAGCACAGCCAATAGTTACTG TTTATGTATTCATGAGCACAATAgcatttgaaaataatgactTACCATTAGAactcaaaaataaatatgcagttTCACGTAGATTGGGATCTGGGGCATGCGGGGAGGTGAAAATGGTTTTTTCTAAAGTTGGCTGTAAaaaatttgccatgaaaacTATCATGAAAATGGGTACTGCAACAAATGGGCAAAGGCATCCATTAAATGATCCAGACAAGATCTTAAATGaagttaaaatattaaaagctCTGCAACAT ccttgtataattaaaatggAAGAAATTGTGGATACTCCAAGAGCAGTGTACATAGTTCTGGAATTAATGGAAGGTGGTGAACTttttgaaagaataaaaagcAGAGGCAAACTGGGAGAAAAACATGCAAAATTAATCTTTTATCAAGTTGTATTGGCTGTTAATTATCTTCATGACTCTGGTATAACTCATAGAGATTTAAAG CCAGAAAACATATTATTAGCTTGTAATTCGGATATTACATTAGCGAAAGTATCTGACTTCGGTTTGTCAAAATTAGTTGATGCACAAACTATGATGAAAACTTTTTGTGGAACTCCTATGTATGTTGCACCCGAAATATTATCCACCATAGGACGTGGTTCTTACACGAATCAA GTAGATGTTTGGAGCTTAGGAGTAATATTATATGCTTGTCTAAGTGGCTCAGTTCCCTTTAATGcccaaaataaaaatatcagttTACAGGAACAAATAAAAAGAGGATATTATAGTTTTCCTGTTTCCAAATTTGGGGACGTTACGGAAAAAGCTATAGACTTG ATTAAGAGAATGATGACGACGAATCCGAGGAAACGTATAACAATAAAGCAAGTATTGTTACATCCTTGGTTACAAGATCGTGAACTTCGAGATACCGTGGATACATTGATTTTAAAAGAACATAATGAAAATATAGCACCTGCAAATAATTTCGCTAATATCCAGCGTAAAAATGAACAGTGTCAAAGTTTAATAAAACGTCCACGATTGGAATtataa
- the LOC114871726 gene encoding ubiquitin-conjugating enzyme E2 G1 isoform X3, translating into MFSLSLGQKLNKNPVEGFSAGLIDDNDIYQWEVLIIGPPDTLYEGGFFKAHLQFPKEYPLRPPRMKFITEIWHPNIEKNGNVCISILHEPGDDKWGYEKASERWLPVHTVETILISVISMLADPNDESPANVDAAKEWRESYTEFKRKVARCVRKSQEECL; encoded by the exons ATGTTTTCATTGTCATTGGGTCAAA aattaaataaaaaccCAGTAGAAGGGTTTTCAGCAGGCCTTATAGATGACAATGACATATATCAGTGGGAAGTACTCATTATTGGACCTCCAGACACATTATA tgAGGGTGGGTTTTTCAAAGCACACTTACAGTTTCCAAAAGAATATCCACTTAGGCCACCAAGAATGAAATTCATAACAGAGATTTGGCACCCGAATa ttGAGAAGAATGGTAATGTATGCATATCGATTTTGCATGAACCTGGAGATGATAAGTGGGGCTATGAAAAAGCATCAGAACGGTGGTTACCAGTTCATACAGTTGAGACCATTCTTATAAGCGTTATTAGTATGCTTGCAGATCCTAATGATGAAAGTCCTGCTAATGTGGATGCAGCC AAAGAGTGGAGGGAAAGTTATACAGAATTTAAAAGAAAGGTGGCGAGGTGTGTCAGAAAAAGCCAAGAGGAGTGTTTGTAG